GATAAAGAAAATGTTGAAGCAAGGCTTACAATACCTGCACCTGCACAGTTTTACGCTGAGCTTGTAAGAGAGGATAAGCATGTGGAGGCATTGCTAAAGGCTTATCCGGATTTCAAAGAACTGGAAGATGATATTGTAAATGCCTATAAGACTGTTATAAATGATTTATATAAAGAAGGTCTTAGAACATTACAGATTGATGACTGTACATGGGGATGTCTTGTAGATGATAACTTTATTGAGTCATTTATTGAAAAAAGTGACAGGAATAAGGAAGTAATCAGACGTGAATTTGCAGAAAAATTTTTAAATATAAACAACAGGGTATTTCAGGATAATCAGGAAGATTTAGTGATAAATACACATGTATGTCGTGGTAATTACGATTCAACATGGTTTGGTCAAGGAGGATATGACAAGATTGCCGATGAACTTTTTGGTAAAGAAGATGTAAATGCCTATTATTTGGAATTTGATACAGAAAGAGCAGGAACTTTTGAATCGCTGGCAAAGGTGTCAGGAGACAAGAAAGTTGTTCTGGGGCTTATAACTTCCAAAAATCCAACATTGGAAGAAAAGGAGACAGTAATTTCACGTATAAAGGAAGCTTCAAAATATATTCCGTTGGACAGACTGTACTTAAGTCCTCAATGTGGATTTGCCTCAACTGAAGAAGGAAATAGACTTACTGAAGAACAGCAATGGGCAAAACTTAGATTCATTAAGGAAATTGCAGATGAAGTATGGGGAAGCTAGTAAAAAATAACTGATATAAAAAGGAAGAGTAGAAAAATTGTTTTCTGCCCTTCCTTTTATTGTAAAATTTAAGTTAATGTGAGATTACTCAACGCATTAAAGAAAAGCTAAAAATTTAATGTGTAATGCTGAGTCCGATCATTCATTGATGTACCGTGCCATTTTTTACCTTTCCTAATAAACATTGCTTTTTAAAAATATGTAGGGTATACTATTTACGTAGTTTTATTAAAGAAATAAATAATGGAGAAGAGATATGGCTAAAGACACGATACAGGAGCTGAAAAATATACAGCAGCTGAAAACAAGAAAAAGAAATATATTTTTAATTTTCTTATGTCTATTAACGGGAATGATAGCAGGAGGGATTGTTGTCCTTTATACAGTGCTGCTTGAAAAATCCTCACATCTGAGAAATTCATTTTTTGCAGAAATAACCCCTTTAAAAATGATAACGGGACTGGCAATTTTTATACTTCTGGGACTGGCAGTAGAATTTATGCTGGCAAAGTATCCGTTAATTGGTGGAAGCGGAATACCGCAAGTAAGTGGACTTTTACAGAAAAAGATAGAGTTTAACTGGGTTCCCGAACTGTTAACTAAATTTTTTGGAGGAGTTTTTGCAATAGGAACTGGAA
The DNA window shown above is from Leptotrichia sp. oral taxon 215 str. W9775 and carries:
- a CDS encoding 5-methyltetrahydropteroyltriglutamate--homocysteine S-methyltransferase, whose product is MCTVNAPHRHDTVGSFLRTERLKKARKDFEEGNINGEELTKIEDEEIKKIVDKQIELGYTSVTDGEFRRSYWHLDFFWGFNGIGHIHADKGYEFNGVITRDDTAIVTGKISGENHPFVKHYTFLRDLVKDKENVEARLTIPAPAQFYAELVREDKHVEALLKAYPDFKELEDDIVNAYKTVINDLYKEGLRTLQIDDCTWGCLVDDNFIESFIEKSDRNKEVIRREFAEKFLNINNRVFQDNQEDLVINTHVCRGNYDSTWFGQGGYDKIADELFGKEDVNAYYLEFDTERAGTFESLAKVSGDKKVVLGLITSKNPTLEEKETVISRIKEASKYIPLDRLYLSPQCGFASTEEGNRLTEEQQWAKLRFIKEIADEVWGS